The Natranaeroarchaeum aerophilus DNA segment GTCGACGCTCAGATAGACGTCCTCGCGGGCGAGCGACTCTGGGGGTATCCAGCCGTCGACGTCCTCAGGCGGGACGATGGTCACGTCGTCCTCCCTGGCCCGCTGCCATTCGTCTTCGCTTCCTGTTCTCGCGCCAAGGATAATCGCCTCATCGGCGACATCAAGGGCGTGCTGGGCGACCGTCGAGTGGCTCAATTCGTTACCGTCGTAGGCCTCTCGCAGATCGAGATGGGCGTCCAGACAGACGAACACGTCCGGATCGAGTGCTCGTATCGCCGCGATCGTGACCGTGTGTTCGCCCCCGAGGAGGAGCGGGACGGCGTCGTCCCACTCGACATCGGTCACGACGCCTTCGAGGTAGTCGAGGTACTCTGCCGCGTTGTCCCAGGCGTGGACGTCCCCGTGGTCGTGGACGTCGAGCGAAGAAAAGTGAGCGTCGGTGTGAGGATCGTAGTCGTCGAAGGTCCGGGCGAACTGCCGGAGCCGGTCCGGACCGAATCGGGTGCCGGGCTGGAACGTCGTGGAGACGTCAAGCGGTGCGCCGACGATGACGTAGTCAGCGGCCTCTCGCTCGGCCACGGCACCGGGGAACATCTACGACTCGATGATCTTGCGCTGGCTTTCCATCTCGAGATACTCGATCTCGTCGTCCGGTGAGAGGCTGACATCGCCGGGCGTCTTGATCGTGATCGTCTCGTAGGTTTCCAGATCCATGACCTGTGCGACGTCCGCGCTCTCGACGCTGACGACCTGTCCCTGCTTCCGGTTGATGATCGGGACCCAGATCTTCGCATCGACCGGTTGAGAGAGGCTGCGCTTCTGGCCGTCGAAGACACCTTTGCCCTCGATTCGGGCCTTTGCACTGCCGTGTTTGCCCGGCTTGGCCGTGCTGTAGGCGGTGATCTTGCACGGTTCGTCGTCCATCATCAGGTAGTTACCTTCCTGCAGATCGCGGACTTCTTTCTGCGTTTTCGCCATACCGGCGGATTAACAACCGAACGGTATAAACGGTTTGGAAACGCGGAGCGACGCGTTTCGGAGCGTTCTACCTGATATTTCGGGACGATGACAGGGTCGCCGCTGCCGGGGCGCTGAAGGCCCTTGACTCCGTACGGACGGTCGATGACCGACGACCCCGAGCCAGCGGAGAATATAAGCGGTGGGGCCGCGGGTGGCGGCCAGCCCTCGACGTTCGCGCCGAGTGAGGCAGCAACCCGCGCCGAACGCGTGGTCGACCGACTGGGGGAACGGTACTGGCAGAAAGCCTACGGTGGCCGCGATGGCTTCGAGTGTCTCGTGCGGACGATCCTCAGCCAGAACACGAGCGACAAAGCAAGCCAGCCCGCTCACGACGCGCTGATGGAGCGATACGCCGCTACCGGGGCTGACCTCGCGAAGACGCTTGCGACGGCCGAGCGGGCGGAACTCGCCGAAACGATCAGCGGGGCGGGGCTGTACAACCAGAAATCGCGCGTGATTCAGGACGTCGCCGAACTCGTCGTCGAGGAGTACGGCTCGGCGGACGCCTTCGACGCGTTCGTCCGGGAGGAGCCTCCCAGCGAGGTACGCGAGGTGCTACTGGAGATGCGTGGCGTCGGCCCGAAGACGGCCGATTGTGTGCTCCTTTTCGCGGGTGGGCGTGGCGGCGTCTTTCCATCTGAGACGCCATATGTATGGTGTCACGATGATAGCAAAGACGATTATAAAATCAAAAATAATTGAAGCTGTTGGTAAGTCAATATCAAATCGGGTATTTTATCTGTAGCAATCCTGTCTAATAATCCGGCGTGATGCCGCTATGCACGATAAAACCACCCGCGAGCGACAGCTGAAGTCCGAGATTCGGGCCGTAAAAGAAGCACTTGTTGTGGTCAAAGAAGACAATTCGCATCAGTATCCTCAGATGGTTGCTCAGGCGGAGCACATCCTTGCCCAGCATGATTCTGAGCATCTGATACAGGCAACAGAAGAAGCTCTAGAAGCGCACTTAGAGCGGCTTGAACGAGACCTTCAGCACGTTCGCGAGGGGTGGGATTGAGATGGTGGACTTGTTGGATGTAACACTTGCTTTTGCATACGCTCCGACGTTTCTTTTTGGGTGGTATTTATCGCGTGAAACGAGTACATGGAACGCGATTATAACGAGTCTTATCTGGTTCCCGTTAATCTATCTCGGATTTTTCCGTATAACGTACGTCCTCATATCACTACCATTTATTGATGCGCTCGGATTCCTATACTTGCTCTCATACCCAGCAGCAGGCTTCGTATGGCTAATATTCGGAGCAGTTATTGGTAAAAAGTGGACGCCGATACTTATGGGTGCGTTTGGAACTCACTTGGGGCTCATATTTTGGATAATGTTTCCTCTGTGGCTATGTATGATGGGAGGCGCGATAATCGGCTTATTTACTTACAAAGAACAGCTCCCGTGATGAGGAGCCTGAATGATAGGTTAGAGTTCGCAAACAAACAAAGGTTGCAGTCGATGCACAGCTTGGCGTGATTACTGGGTCGTATAATTACTATATTGAGAAGGGTGGAAAAGTGTCGCCGGTCAAGTTTATTTATTGTTGATAGCAGCCATGATATTTCCTGTACGTTCTTCCATCTCTATCTCCTCACTTGATTCCATTATTTTATTGTATGCTACTAACATTTGATACCAGTAATTTTTAGTTCCTTTATGACATTCATCTGAGACTTCATTAGCTACGAATCCATACATGTCTGCTATTATTCTACTAGCTGTCTCTGGTTCAAGAGTATATCCACCATCAGTAAGCGGTACATCTACGTCTTCCTTCATCCATTCACACGGAGACGAAATTCTAATTAAATGCTTCTTTGAAAAACCGAATTTTTTTGTATCCACCTCTGTTCGACTTTTAGCCATATCTGTCGTGTGTTTATCAATAGCATCTTTCAAAGATGGTATCTCAACTAATTCCTCGAAAACGGCGTTACATTTTGTATATGAACTGGATTTAGCATATCCTATATCATCAGTCAGAATATCCAGTATGTCATCACGTTTTATCACGTCGGTCTCGTGTGTGTGCATCAAAACGCTATATACTACGTCTGGTACATCTATTCCTGAAGTACCTTTGATGCAACTGAGGTCGTATTCATCTGGATTTATCGGTTCATCACCGGCTTTTTCTTGGAGTTCTGGATGTTCTTCACGCACATTACTCGTTTCTGAATTTTCATTTTCTGTATTCTCACCAGAATAAAGAGAAAATCCGTCTTTTCCTGAAACAGTCACGTTATGAATATCCTCTATCATCTGCATTAATTTACCACCCTCTTCTTCCGATACTGTATCTATTAGGTCATCTACGACCTGTCCTTGTTTATACGAAGAACCATACCATGATTCGGCGAGATTTTCTAACTGTTCGGCCTTTTCCTCGCTAATTCGAACGGTTTTTGGTACGCTACCTTGAGATTCTGTTTTATTTACCTTATTTTGGTTTGTCATACGCAATGTTATAACTATTTCAAAGAGTTATATATTTAATGCCGATTTAAAATTAATTGTGTCATAATAGTTTTATTTTATTTTATATTAACATTAAATTTTTTATTAAATACTATAATAATAAAATATATTTGTATATTATTGTTTTTCTTATTGCTGTTAACATCAAACGGGTAGATAGAGACGTGCTAAGACTATATTAGAAATCACCCTCCGTTAAAATAAATAGCGCTACTCAGTTTACAGTGGATTTTCTTTTTATTCTAATTTCGTCCATAATCTCGGGTAAATCAAGACTTCTCCAAACGACAACTACTGCTACGTTTACCAAGCGTGATAACCGCTTAGAGCTATACCACTCCGTGTAACTCTCCTGGTGGCTCCCAGACAGTCCTCACATATAGTACGTGATGTCGTTGGACGGGTCATCGTAGTCCCAATCCTCGTGGATATACCCCAGCTCGAACGGAGCGGAAGTCTCGATGTAGATGTATTTGCCATCATCCGCATCAATCTCCAGCGGCTCACAGCTCAACGGCGGCTTCTCGTAGAGGTCGTCCTCAACAATGCCATCGATTCCGAAATCATCGAAGTGGACAGCAGAGGTGACGTGGCCCGAATTGTCATTGGCATTGTATCGGCTGACATTTGGAATCGACGCAGCGTGCATAGTACAGTTGAATGGCTCCTGCTCAAGCAACGCATTGCCAAGCACTGTGAAGTCCTTACAGTCACCGTATCCTCGTGCCAGCGTTTCTACAGGGTGTGCAGTCCCTGGTGCAAGGTAATTCCTATCCGGGCCGTCACCAATCTCCCACGTGTGATTCATGTACTGGATGAAATCAGCAACGAATCGCACTTGAGAGGGCGTGTCCGTCGCACCGTATCCCTCACAGACATCACCGATTTGTCTCGCTACGTCCTGTACGATGTCGTGGTTGAGCACTTCATCTGCATTGATGAGGTCGTAGACATCTCGGGAATCGTTCCCACCAGTCTTGTGTGCCTCAGCCGTTGCTCTCGCTTCGTCTAACGTCTCGGTATCGAACTCGTACGAGACAGCCCAGACATTCTGCAGTTTCGTATCCATGTA contains these protein-coding regions:
- a CDS encoding translation initiation factor IF-5A, whose translation is MAKTQKEVRDLQEGNYLMMDDEPCKITAYSTAKPGKHGSAKARIEGKGVFDGQKRSLSQPVDAKIWVPIINRKQGQVVSVESADVAQVMDLETYETITIKTPGDVSLSPDDEIEYLEMESQRKIIES
- the speB gene encoding agmatinase, which produces MFPGAVAEREAADYVIVGAPLDVSTTFQPGTRFGPDRLRQFARTFDDYDPHTDAHFSSLDVHDHGDVHAWDNAAEYLDYLEGVVTDVEWDDAVPLLLGGEHTVTIAAIRALDPDVFVCLDAHLDLREAYDGNELSHSTVAQHALDVADEAIILGARTGSEDEWQRAREDDVTIVPPEDVDGWIPPESLAREDVYLSVDIDAADPAYAPGTGTLEPFGVTSREMRDVVRTIAPHSVGFDVVEVNDRDDGQAATLGAKLLREFVFAHATQ